In Chitinophaga nivalis, a single genomic region encodes these proteins:
- a CDS encoding FecR family protein produces MADKQHIRKLFIKLAAGTCTPAEKAQLKEYLDTATSDEALPLISDLENQDSWPEMPAAQADAVLENILAADAPADNVVYKRFPVWRIAAAVTILMVLAAVTYWIVQPGAAGTLYKNEGMAVRTITLPDGTVVQLNKGAVLQVAAGFNKKTRTVQLNGEAFFSVAPAAGKVFTVTAGNDLQIKVLGTEFNVCTTPGHTQVVLNKGSVKVEMAAAPPMLLQPGEMASLDKKSRLLRKEKADTLFFTAWKNNFRAFKNEKLSAVASYIKTHYGYTLVFEQITPADLYFTGYLSSTDPDKAMETLEQSFNLKRTMKADSIFLHKQ; encoded by the coding sequence ATGGCAGACAAGCAACATATCCGGAAACTGTTTATAAAGCTGGCGGCAGGAACCTGTACGCCTGCTGAAAAGGCGCAGTTAAAGGAATACCTGGACACGGCCACTTCGGACGAAGCCTTGCCCCTGATCAGCGACCTTGAAAACCAGGATAGCTGGCCGGAAATGCCGGCAGCGCAGGCCGACGCCGTGCTGGAAAATATATTGGCTGCGGATGCACCGGCAGATAACGTCGTGTATAAACGCTTTCCTGTATGGCGGATAGCCGCTGCCGTTACCATCCTGATGGTACTGGCAGCCGTTACCTACTGGATCGTGCAACCCGGTGCTGCTGGTACTTTGTATAAAAATGAAGGAATGGCGGTACGTACCATCACCTTACCGGATGGTACAGTTGTACAGCTGAACAAAGGCGCCGTATTACAGGTGGCCGCCGGCTTCAATAAAAAAACCAGAACCGTGCAGCTGAACGGAGAAGCCTTCTTTTCTGTGGCGCCTGCTGCTGGTAAAGTGTTTACGGTAACAGCCGGAAATGACCTGCAGATAAAGGTATTGGGTACTGAATTCAATGTATGCACCACACCCGGACATACACAGGTTGTACTCAACAAAGGCAGTGTGAAAGTGGAAATGGCCGCAGCACCTCCTATGTTACTGCAGCCAGGGGAAATGGCCAGCCTGGATAAAAAGAGCCGGTTGCTGCGTAAGGAAAAAGCAGATACCCTCTTCTTTACTGCCTGGAAAAATAATTTCAGGGCATTTAAAAATGAAAAACTGTCAGCTGTTGCAAGCTATATAAAAACACACTACGGCTATACGCTGGTATTTGAGCAGATAACGCCTGCCGACCTGTATTTCACCGGATATTTATCGTCAACAGATCCGGACAAAGCGATGGAAACACTGGAGCAGTCATTTAATTTGAAAAGAACAATGAAAGCAGATTCAATTTTTTTACATAAACAGTAA
- a CDS encoding RNA polymerase sigma-70 factor has product MNNDDKLICEQIIQGNQQAFRLLYQRYRNLVYGYTIKLTTAADVAEEAVQEIFMKIWINRATLDPARSLEAYLYKSTRNFVFNYLKKALHDEKIRRHFFESTPQTAVPTDKILLVKELEIIRSRAISSLPPQRQLIFRLSRINGLSNQEIAVQLGISGNTVKDQLVKASKAIKVYMIKHAELAVALAMVALS; this is encoded by the coding sequence ATGAACAATGATGATAAGCTGATATGTGAACAGATCATACAGGGTAATCAACAAGCTTTCCGGCTCCTGTATCAACGGTACAGGAACCTTGTATATGGCTATACCATCAAACTTACTACCGCCGCAGATGTAGCAGAAGAAGCCGTACAGGAAATCTTTATGAAGATCTGGATCAACCGCGCTACCCTGGACCCGGCACGTTCTCTGGAGGCATACCTCTACAAATCCACCCGCAACTTTGTATTCAACTATCTGAAAAAAGCATTGCACGACGAAAAAATACGTCGGCATTTCTTTGAGTCTACTCCACAAACGGCTGTACCCACTGATAAAATACTGCTGGTAAAGGAACTGGAAATCATCCGTTCCCGTGCTATCAGCAGCCTGCCACCGCAGCGGCAGCTCATCTTCCGGCTAAGCCGCATCAATGGACTCAGCAACCAGGAAATAGCCGTGCAGCTGGGGATTTCCGGCAATACCGTGAAAGATCAGCTGGTAAAGGCTTCCAAAGCCATCAAAGTATATATGATCAAACACGCGGAACTGGCCGTCGCACTGGCCATGGTAGCATTATCCTGA
- a CDS encoding enoyl-CoA hydratase/isomerase family protein, which produces MRNFCGVDAWLNYQFFIMDFSFLQYNVAERVAIITLNRPEKRNALNGLFVAELRQAFKKAAADEGVKVIVVKGNGEAFCAGADLEYLQQLQTNTYEENLADSRELMQLFQEIYQLNKVVIAQVEGHAIAGGCGLVTLCDLSYVVPEAMMGYTEVKIGFIPALVAVFLVRKIGEGRARELLLTGKLFTAEKAAQHGLITAVVPAAEIAAHVAKVAASLCNDTSAHSLNVTKQLIGTVLDLPLSEGLAHAATLNAQTRGHEDCKRGIAAFLNKEKLTW; this is translated from the coding sequence ATGCGTAATTTTTGTGGGGTAGATGCCTGGTTAAATTATCAATTCTTTATCATGGACTTCTCTTTTCTACAATATAATGTGGCGGAACGCGTTGCTATTATAACGCTCAACCGCCCTGAAAAAAGGAACGCACTGAATGGATTATTTGTAGCCGAATTACGGCAGGCATTTAAAAAGGCGGCAGCAGATGAAGGAGTAAAAGTAATTGTAGTAAAAGGAAACGGAGAAGCTTTCTGTGCCGGCGCAGACCTGGAGTATCTGCAACAGCTGCAAACAAATACCTATGAAGAAAACCTGGCCGATTCCCGGGAACTCATGCAGCTGTTCCAGGAAATTTATCAGTTGAATAAAGTAGTCATTGCCCAGGTAGAAGGACATGCCATCGCAGGTGGATGCGGATTGGTAACCCTCTGTGATCTCAGTTATGTGGTACCGGAAGCAATGATGGGATATACAGAAGTGAAAATAGGATTTATCCCGGCCCTCGTAGCCGTATTCCTGGTACGCAAAATAGGAGAGGGACGTGCAAGGGAGCTGTTATTGACCGGTAAGTTGTTTACTGCCGAAAAAGCCGCGCAGCATGGTTTGATTACCGCTGTAGTGCCAGCCGCAGAAATAGCAGCGCATGTAGCAAAAGTGGCCGCCAGCCTATGTAACGACACTTCTGCACACTCCCTGAACGTTACCAAACAATTGATTGGCACGGTGTTGGACCTTCCATTGTCAGAAGGGTTGGCGCACGCAGCTACACTGAATGCCCAAACCCGCGGACATGAGGATTGCAAACGGGGTATTGCCGCTTTTTTAAATAAAGAAAAATTGACCTGGTAG
- the pafA gene encoding alkaline phosphatase PafA, with protein MKRNYLLTAALLMIAPAVWAQKATSPAAFNHQAASKPTKATSRPKLVVGVVVDQMRWDYLYRYGNRYTAGGFKRLLQDGFSCENTLINYTPTITACGHTCVYTGSVPAVHGIIGNTWYSPIIGRTMYCAEDTTVTTVGSTSAAGKMSPRNMLVTTIGDELRLSNNFQSKVVGVAIKDRGAILPAGHSANAAFWYDGSTGNWVTSTYYMNELPTWAQEFNNQKYPQQYLSKPWTTLYPLSTYTLSTADEKPYEGHYKNGVNNSSFPHDLSSIANGTIAASPFGNTMTLEFAKKAMEAYSLGKGSVTDFLAISLSSTDYVGHQFGPNSIEAEDTYLRLDQDLATLFQYLDAKVGKGQYLFFITADHGVAHVPGFMEENKLPGGTWDDRAAMNDLNKQVAAKFGVNNAIKAVDNYQFWMNHDAIATAGKSEADIQQFIIAELLKSPAIANAFPIAHLMTTTLPEPMRRMMSNGFNAKRSGDIQIALTPGYIDGGKTGTTHGLWYPYDAHIPLVWMGWGIHPGKTNRTVGMTDISPTLAALLHIQMPSGNVGQVIEEITK; from the coding sequence TAGGCGTGGTGGTAGACCAGATGCGCTGGGATTACCTGTACCGCTACGGCAACAGATACACTGCCGGTGGCTTTAAAAGATTATTGCAGGACGGTTTCTCCTGCGAAAATACCCTGATTAACTATACCCCTACCATCACTGCCTGCGGCCATACCTGCGTGTATACCGGCTCCGTACCTGCGGTACACGGCATTATCGGTAATACCTGGTACAGCCCCATTATCGGACGTACCATGTATTGTGCAGAAGATACCACTGTGACTACCGTGGGAAGCACTTCTGCCGCCGGTAAAATGAGTCCGCGCAACATGCTGGTAACCACCATTGGTGATGAGCTGCGGTTATCCAACAATTTTCAAAGCAAAGTAGTAGGTGTAGCGATTAAAGACCGCGGCGCCATCCTGCCTGCCGGACATAGCGCCAACGCTGCTTTCTGGTATGATGGCAGCACCGGCAACTGGGTGACCAGCACCTACTATATGAATGAACTGCCAACATGGGCACAGGAATTCAATAACCAGAAATATCCACAGCAATACCTCAGCAAGCCGTGGACGACCCTGTATCCGCTGTCTACCTACACCCTCAGCACAGCAGATGAAAAACCATATGAAGGCCATTACAAAAACGGCGTAAACAACAGCTCTTTTCCGCATGACCTGAGCAGCATTGCCAATGGTACTATTGCCGCTTCTCCTTTTGGTAACACCATGACACTGGAATTTGCCAAAAAAGCGATGGAAGCCTATAGCCTGGGTAAAGGCAGCGTAACCGATTTCCTGGCTATCAGCCTCTCTTCTACCGATTACGTAGGTCACCAGTTCGGACCTAACTCCATCGAAGCAGAAGATACCTACCTGCGTTTAGACCAGGATCTGGCTACCCTTTTCCAGTACCTGGATGCCAAAGTAGGAAAAGGACAATACCTGTTCTTCATCACTGCCGACCATGGCGTCGCTCACGTACCCGGCTTCATGGAAGAAAATAAATTACCGGGAGGTACCTGGGATGACCGCGCAGCTATGAATGACCTGAACAAACAGGTAGCTGCTAAATTTGGTGTAAATAATGCGATCAAGGCGGTAGATAACTATCAGTTCTGGATGAATCATGATGCAATTGCTACGGCGGGTAAAAGTGAAGCAGACATCCAGCAGTTTATCATTGCTGAACTGCTGAAATCTCCGGCTATCGCAAATGCTTTCCCAATCGCCCATTTGATGACCACCACCTTGCCGGAACCAATGCGTCGGATGATGAGCAACGGTTTTAATGCAAAAAGAAGCGGTGATATCCAGATCGCACTCACACCAGGTTATATCGATGGCGGTAAAACCGGTACTACTCACGGTTTATGGTACCCTTATGATGCACACATCCCGCTGGTATGGATGGGATGGGGCATTCACCCGGGTAAAACCAACCGTACGGTAGGTATGACCGATATTTCACCTACCCTCGCTGCACTGCTGCACATACAGATGCCTAGCGGTAATGTGGGACAGGTGATTGAAGAGATCACAAAATAG